The following DNA comes from Serpentinimonas raichei.
GCCTGCATCTCGGCACTGGGCAGGCGCCAGACCTGCAACCTGTCCAGCCGCGCCAGCGCCCCTTGCGCGCCCTGCCACCAGACTTCGGCCGCTGGCCCGTAGGCATAGACGCGCACCGCGTCGGCCTGGCTGCAAGCCTTGGACAGCGGTTTGGGCTCGGGTTGACCCACTTCCACCCACAGCCGCTTGCGGCCGGTGAAGTCGCTCAGGTGCACGTCCGGGTCCTGCGGGTCCGACAAGCCCGCCCCAAAGCTGAGCGTGGCGTCGCCGCCACACCAGTCCTTGATCAGGTGCGCATTGAGCACCAGCGCCGCCAGCCGCGCCATCAGGCGCGCATCGGTCTCGCTCGGGTGCCGCGCCAGCGTCAGGGCGTGGTCGGCGTAGTAGCCGTGGTCGATGTCGGCGATTTGCAGGCTGGCTTTGAAGATGGTGGACTTGATGGCCATGGAACTGGGTTTATACCCATTGGTGTATATTAGAGGCTCAAAGGTTGGCGGCGGCAGCGCTCGATTCGGGTGGGTTGCACCCCCTGGAGGGCCTTGCGATGCTTCTTGGGCTCGCATTATCGACGCCACCGCCCCGTCCAGCCCCTTTTCAGTCTGCTGCGGTTCCGGCAAGGCAGCAAAATGGCGGTAAGCTACGGGCAAGAGCAAATTTTTACATCCAACCGCAGGAGTCACAGATGTTGATAGGTGTACCCGCCGAAAGCGCGGCAGGCGAAACCCGGGTCGCTGCCACGCCCGAGACGGTCAAAAAACTGGTGGCGCAGGGCCACACACTGCGGGTGCAAGCCGGTGCCGGCTTGGCCGCCAGCGCCACCGACGCCGCCTACCAAGCGGCCGGGGCCGAAGTGGTCGATGCCGCCGCGGCCTTGGCCTGCGCGCTGGTGCTCAAAGTGCGCAGCCCCTCGGCCGCCGAACTGGCGCTGATGCAGCCTGGCAGCACCCTGGTCGGGATGCTCAACCCCTTCGACGCCGCCGGTCTGCAAGCGCTGGCGCAGGCCGGCTTAACCGCCTTTGCGCTGGAGGCGGCACCGCGCACCACGCGCGCTCAGAGCCTCGATGTGCTGTCCTCGCAGGCCAACCTCGCCGGCTACAAGGCGGTGCTGCTGGCCGCCAACCAGTACCAGCGCCTGTTCCCCATGCTCATGACCGCAGCCGGCACCGTGAAAGCGGCGCGGGTGGTCATACTGGGCGTCGGCGTGGCCGGTTTGCAGGCCATTGCCACCGCCAAGCGCCTGGGCGCGGTGATCGAAGCCTCCGACGTGCGCCCGAGCGTGAAGGAGCAGGTCGAGTCGCTGGGGGCCAAGTTCATCGAGGTGCCTTACGAAACCGCCGAAGAAAAAGAAGCCGCCGAAGGCGTGGGCGGTTATGCACGGCCGATGCCGCCCTCGTGGCTGGCGCGCCAGCAGGTCGAGGTCGCCAAGCGCGTGGCGCAGGCCGATGTGGTGATCTCCACCGCCCTGATTCCGGGCCGCCCGGCGCCGCAGCTCATCAGCGCGGCCATGGTGCAGAGCATGAAGCCGGGTTCGGTGATCGTCGATCTGGCCGCTGGCAAGGGCGAAGGCGGCGTGGGCGGCAACTGCCCGCTCACCGAAGCCGGGCGAACGGTGCAAAAGCACGGCGTTTTCATCATAGGTGAAACCAATCTGCCTGCGCTGGTGGCGGCCGACAGTTCTGCGCTGTACGCGCGCAACGTGCTCGACTTCCTCAAGCTGGTGCTGCCCAAAGACGCCACCACCGTGCAGGTGCCGCTGGACGACGACATCGTTGCCGCCTGCCTGATGACCCAAGGCGGCGAAGTGCGGCGCAAGGCCTGAACCCACTCCCTTTGCTGCGCCGCCGTTGGCCCCACCTCCCACAGAATCCAAGGAACCCCATCATGGAAGCCGTCTCACCGCTGGTCTTTAACCTCATCATCTTTGTGCTGGCGATTTACGTCGGCTACCACGTGATCTGGAACGTCACACCGGCGCTGCACACGCCGCTGATCGCCCTCACCAACGCGATTTCGGCCATCATCATCGTCGGGGCCATGCTGGCCGCAGCGCTGACCGAAACCACCCTCGGCAAGACCATGGGTGTGCTGGCGGTGGCGCTGGCGGCGGTGAATGTGTTTGGCGGCTTCATGGTCACGCGCCGCATGCTCGAGATGTTCAAGAAGAAAGAACGCAAAGCCGGCGCGGTTGCGCAAGGGGACGCCAAATGAGCATGGATCTGGTCGTACTGTTGTACTTGGTGGCCTCGGTCTGTTTGATCCAGGCCCTCAAAGGCTTGAGCCACCCCACCTCGGCCTTGCGCGGCAGCGTGTTTGGCATGACCGGGATGGGCATTGCCATCCTCACCACCCTGGCCTTGATTTTTACCATGGCGCAGCAACTGGGCGTCAGTGCCACCCAGGGCGCGGGCTGGATTTTGCTGGGTATGTTGGTTGGGGGCAGTTTCGGTGTCTATTTGGCCAAGCGCGTCGAGATGACCAAAATGCCCGAGCTGGTGGCCTTCATGCACAGCATGGTCGGCTTGGCGGCGGTGTTCATTGCCATCGCGGCGGTGGCCGAGCCCTGGGCCTTTGGCATCGCCGAGCGCGGCGGCGACATTCCCTTTGCCAACAAGCTGGAGCTGTTCTTGGGTTCGGCCATCGGGGCCATCACCTTCAGCGGCTCCGTGATCGCCTACGGCAAGCTCAGCGGCAAGTACAAGTTCCGCCTGTTCCAAGGCGCGCCAGTCACGTTTGCCGGGCAGCACAAGATCAACCTGGTGCTGGGGATCGCGATTGTGGCGCTGGGCCTGTACTTTGCCTTCACCGGCAACTGGACCGCCTTCATCGTGCTCACCGCGCTGGCCTTCGTGATCGGGGTGTTGATCATCATCCCCATTGGCGGTGCCGACATGCCGGTGGTGGTCTCGATGCTCAACAGCTACTCGGGTTGGGCCGCAGCCGGCATCGGCTTTGGGCTCAACAACAGCATGTTGATCATCGCCGGTTCGCTGGTGGGCTCCTCGGGCGCGATCCTGAGCTACATCATGTGCAAGGCCATGAACCGTAGCTTCTTTAGCGTGATTTTGGGCGGTTTTGGTGGCGAAGAGGGCGTGGTGGCCGCCAGTGCGGCGCAGCGTCCGGTCAAGAGCGGCAGCGCCGACGACGCCGCCTTCATTCTGGGCAACGCCGAAACCGTGATCATCGTCCCCGGCTACGGGCTGGCGGTGGCGCGGGCGCAGCACGCCGTCAAAGAGCTGGCGCACAAGCTGGCCGACAAGGGCATCAAGGTCAAGTACGCCATCCACCCGGTGGCCGGGCGCATGCCGGGCCACATGAACGTGCTGCTGGCCGAGGCCGAAGTGCCCTACGACCAGGTGTTCGAGATGGAGGAGATCAACGGCGAGTTCGGCCAGGCCGACGTGGCCATCATCCTCGGTGCCAACGACGTGGTCAACCCGGCGGCGCTGCAAAAGGGCAGTGCGATCTACGGCATGCCCATTTTGGAAGCCTACAAGGCCAAGACCATCATCGTCAACAAGCGCAGCATGGCCGCCGGTTACGCCGGGCTGGACAACGAGCTGTTCTACATGGACAAAACCCTGATGGTCTTTGGCGACGCCAAGAAGGTGGTCGAAGAGATGGTCAAGGCCGTGGAGTAAGTCAAATGAATAAACGCAAGCTCCTGCTCGCCGCGCTCTTGGGTGCCTTCGTGGCCCACGCCAGCGCCCAGTTCACCGGCCCCAGCGTGGCGGGCAGCGCCAGCACGGTGCAGCAGGCGCAGCAGGCGCGCCTAGGCAGCTACCTCACGCTCACGGGCCACATCGTGGCGCACCAGCGCGAGCACTACTACCTGTTTCGTGACGCCAGCGGCGAGCTGCGGGTCGAAATCGAGCCCGCCGTGTGGCAGGGCCGCCGCATCGGCCCCGAAACCCAGGTGCGCCTGCACGGCGAGGTTGACCAAGGCCTGCGTGGGCGCTATCTATGGGTGAAAACCCTGCAACCGGTCAATTGAGCTTGCCCCAAAAGGGCAGGCTCGATGGCGGGTGCAGCATGAGCCTTCTGCGCAGCACGGGCGCAGCGCTTGGGCCTTGTGGGCCGTTGCTTCAGTCTAGGTGTTCCGGGCGCGCCACGATGTCGCGCTTGGACACATCGACCTTCCAGTAGGTGTAGCTGTCGCCGTCTTCATCGACCAGCTTGATGTCGAAAATCGGGCTGCGGTAGCCCGTCAGGGTGACGCGGTGGGTGGCCCCCTTGGCCAGCACCTTGTTGCCCAGCACGTCTTCTTCCCAGCTCGAAGAATTGGCCGGGCTGACGTAGATGTGGGTGATCACAAAGCCGGTGCGGTTCGTGATGTCCACGTAGTAGCTTTGCGCCAGCGCGGGGCCGGCCAGCCAAAGGGCAGCGAGTGCCAACAAGAACAGTTTGAGGTGGGCTTTCATAGTGGGGACTCCTAAAGGGGCGGCTTAGAAAAAAGGAGCCGCCCGCCGCGCACTTTACGCCAGCGGTTCCCGGGCGTCAAGCAGAATGATCAGTTTAGGGGCTGTGTCTGGGTATGGCGGCGGTTTCCGGGGGGTGCAGAGCCTCCCTGGTCCCGCGCCGATCACAGCGCGGCTTTCGGCTGCCGCAGTGCGGCAGCAATCCCCTAGAATTTGACACCTTCAAACGGGAGCCCCTTGATGCCTGAACCCCTGCCCATCGCCCAAAACCGGGCCACTGCCTGCCACCTGCTGCCGGGCTTGGCGAACCGCCACGGCCTCATCACCGGGGCCACCGGCACCGGCAAAACGGTGACGCTGCAAAGCCTGGCCGAGCAGTTTTCGCGCATCGGGGTGCCGGTGTTCATGGCCGACGTCAAGGGCGACCTGGGCGGCATCAGCCAGCCGGGGCAGGTGGGCGAAAAATTGGCCAAGGTGCTGGCCGAGCGCGGCTTGGCGCTGCCCGAACCGCTGGCTTGCCCGACCACGCTCTGGGATGTGTTCGGTGAGCAGGGGCACCCGGTGCGCGCCACCGTGAGCGACATGGGGCCGCTGCTGCTGGCGCGCATGCTCGACCTCAACGACACCCAAGCCGGGGTGCTCAACCTGGTGTTCAAGGTCGCCGACGACCAAGGTCTGCTGCTGCTCGACCTCAAAGACCTGCGCGCCATGCTGCAACACGTGGGCGAGAACGCGCGCCAGTTCACCACCGAGTACGGCAACGTGAGTGCAGCCAGCATCGGAGCGATCCAGCGCGGGCTGCTGCAAATCGGGGAGCAAGGCGGCGAGGCCTTCTTTGGCGAGCCCATGCTCGATTTGTCCGACTTCATGCAGACGGTGGGCGGCCAAGGCGTGATCAACCTGCTGGCGGCCGACCGCTTGCTGCAGGCACCGCGCCTGTACGCCACTTTTTTGCTCTGGATGCTGTCGGAGCTGTTCGAGCAACTGCCCGAGATCGGCGACCCCGAAAAACCCAAGCTGGTGTTCTTTTTCGACGAGGCGCACCTGCTCTTCAAAGACGCGCCCAAGGTGCTGGTCGAGCGCATCGAGCTGGTGGTGCGGCTGGTGCGCTCCAAGGGCGTGGGGGTGTACTTCGTGACCCAAAATCCGCTCGACATCCCGGATGCGGTGCTGGGCCAGTTGGGCAACCGCATCCAGCATGCGCTGCGCGCCTTCACCCCACGCGACCAAAAAGCGGTGCGCGCCACCGCCCAGACCATGCGCCCCAAGGCGGGGCTGGACATCGAAGCCGCCATCACCGAGCTGGCGGTGGGCGAGGCGCTGGTGAGCCTGCTCGACGCCAAGGGGCGCCCCTGCGAAACCGAGCGCGCCTACGTGCTGCCGCCGGGCAGCCAGCTCGGCCCGATCACGCCGGCGCAGCGCCTGGCCTTGCGGCAAAACTCCCTGGTGGCAGGGGTTTATGAAAAGGTGCTGGACCGCGAGAGCGCCTACGAGCTGCTGCGCCAGCACGCGCAGACGGCGGCAACCGGTGCTGTGGTGGGGGCAGCCAACCGAGCCGCTCCGGGCGCTGCAGCCCGCCAAAGCCCCGGGCTGCTGCAAACCGTGGCGCAAACGGCGTTGCGCGCCGCAGCCAGTTCGGTGGGGCGGCAACTGGTGCGCGGGGTGCTGGGCGGCTTGCTCGGGGGTGGTCGGCGGCGCTAAGGCCAAGCCTCAGTGCACCGCGACGGGTGTTTGGGCCAAGGTGGCGTACCCTTCCAAGGTGTCTTCCACTTCCTCTTGCGTGGGGGCGTCGCGCTGCCACGTGTGAATCTGCTGCTGGAACAACTCGGCCCATGAGCCGTCAAGGTAGACTTCCTTGCCGGAGCGCTTGTCGACGATCTCAAAGCCGTGGCGCGGCATCTGGTGCGCGGTGGGGGCATGGACAGCCCCTGCTGTTTGCCCATCCGGATCCGCTGGCGCGAGCACCTGCGGCCGCACCGCATCGGCATGCGCCAAAATGTGGACCACCACAAAGGTGTCGGAGTCGTAGAGGGTTTGCATAGATGTACTGTGCGCCGAATCGGGAAACCCTGCAAGTCCGCGGGTTGCGGCCGTGTCAGAAGCCTCCTTGCAAATTAGATGGGGCCTCAGCGCGTTGGTTCAAGCCGTGGGCAGTCGAAGCAGGCGCTGGTCGGCCCAATCGCCGTCCGGCTCTTGCAACAAGATGCGCACCGGCAGGTAATGCACCGCTTCGGCCAGCCACAGGCTCAGGCGGGTGTCGTCGGGCTGCGTGTCGTGACGTTCCAGCCGCCAAGCCGACAGGGGGCCGGCAGGGGTTTCGATTTGTTCCAGCGCGCGCAGGCGCAGCGTCCAAGGCTGCACCCCGGAGGGGCCCAGCACGGGCACGCTCCACACCGTGTCCAGTACCGGTGTCTGGCGTTGCAGCCGGCGCGCGAGCTCGAAAAACAAACTGACCCGGTCTTGGGTGCCGGTTTGCAAGGGGCCGACGCGCTCGGCCTCGGAGTCGCGCTGGTGCCGATAGCGCAGCGCCGCCCAATCGAGATCGAAACGGCGTGTGCGCCGGGTTTGGTCGCTGAACTCGGTCGGCTGCAAGCCATCGGGCAGCAGCCGACCGCGCGAACGCTGGGTGCGCCCTCCCACCAAGGGCAAGCGCATCTGCAAGCTGGCCTCGTACTGGCCGCTGCGCATGAGCCACTGCAGTTGGCCACTGGCGCGCACCGGCATGCCACTGATGCGCGCACCCACTTCGTAGTCGAGCGCCAAACGTTCAGGCCAAGCGTAGGCCCCGCGATGGCCTGAAGGGGCGGTTGGGTTGCCGTGCGCCATGCCGCTCCACGCAGCGCCCAAAGCCAACGCCGCCAGCAGGCACTGGCGCCGGGTGGGCTGGCCAGTCGGGCGTTGGGTGGGGTCGGTGTGCACGGCGCTTACATCGAAGGGTGGGTCTCGCCACGGGCCTGCTCAAACTGGCCTTGGCAAACCACGCAGCGCTCTGCGGTCGGGTTGGCGTGCAGGCGAGCCGTCGGAATATCGACCCCGCAGGCCGTGCACAGGCCGTAGCTACCGGCCGCGATGCGCTTGAGGGCTGCGTCGATGGCGGTGAGGGCATCGGTCTCGCGCGCGTCGATCGACATGGCCAGATCGCGTTCGGCCTCGTTTTGCGCCCGGTCGCCGCTTTGCACGTCGTGCCGGTCTGGCGCCGCTTCGGCACGGCCGATCTTGCCGCCACGCTGGACGCGCAGTTGCGCAATCAACTCGGTGCGCATGTGTTGCAACTGAAGCGCGAAGGTGTCGGAAATGTTCTGGCTCATGGTTCGGTCTCCTGCTTGATGGATTTCATTGTGAGGCAAAACGCAGCACAACGGCTTTGATCCCGGTCAATCTCTGGCGCCAGATGGGCCAGGATGCACACGAAGGCGCCAAGCTGTGGCATGCTGCAGGCTGGCCACCACGAGGAGCACCGCATGACACAACCCGAAGCCTTTGAATTTGCCCGCACCTTACCGGGCTTTGAGTTTTTGAGCAATCTGGGCCGCCAAAGTGCCGCCAGTGCCGCTGGTTTGGGCAGCGCAGCCAGCGCCGTGCCGGGCCTGCCCCCCATGAGCCACTGGATTGCCCCGGTGTTCGACCCCGAGGAGTTGGATAAGCGCATCCAAGACTTGCGCACGGTGCATTTCTGGCTCGACCAGAACACCAAGGCGCTGGCGGCCACCATCCAGGCG
Coding sequences within:
- a CDS encoding YaeQ family protein is translated as MAIKSTIFKASLQIADIDHGYYADHALTLARHPSETDARLMARLAALVLNAHLIKDWCGGDATLSFGAGLSDPQDPDVHLSDFTGRKRLWVEVGQPEPKPLSKACSQADAVRVYAYGPAAEVWWQGAQGALARLDRLQVWRLPSAEMQALTALAERSMTLQATVLDGLLTLSSPNATVALEPQRWQ
- a CDS encoding Re/Si-specific NAD(P)(+) transhydrogenase subunit alpha; its protein translation is MLIGVPAESAAGETRVAATPETVKKLVAQGHTLRVQAGAGLAASATDAAYQAAGAEVVDAAAALACALVLKVRSPSAAELALMQPGSTLVGMLNPFDAAGLQALAQAGLTAFALEAAPRTTRAQSLDVLSSQANLAGYKAVLLAANQYQRLFPMLMTAAGTVKAARVVILGVGVAGLQAIATAKRLGAVIEASDVRPSVKEQVESLGAKFIEVPYETAEEKEAAEGVGGYARPMPPSWLARQQVEVAKRVAQADVVISTALIPGRPAPQLISAAMVQSMKPGSVIVDLAAGKGEGGVGGNCPLTEAGRTVQKHGVFIIGETNLPALVAADSSALYARNVLDFLKLVLPKDATTVQVPLDDDIVAACLMTQGGEVRRKA
- a CDS encoding NAD(P) transhydrogenase subunit alpha; this translates as MEAVSPLVFNLIIFVLAIYVGYHVIWNVTPALHTPLIALTNAISAIIIVGAMLAAALTETTLGKTMGVLAVALAAVNVFGGFMVTRRMLEMFKKKERKAGAVAQGDAK
- a CDS encoding NAD(P)(+) transhydrogenase (Re/Si-specific) subunit beta; this encodes MSMDLVVLLYLVASVCLIQALKGLSHPTSALRGSVFGMTGMGIAILTTLALIFTMAQQLGVSATQGAGWILLGMLVGGSFGVYLAKRVEMTKMPELVAFMHSMVGLAAVFIAIAAVAEPWAFGIAERGGDIPFANKLELFLGSAIGAITFSGSVIAYGKLSGKYKFRLFQGAPVTFAGQHKINLVLGIAIVALGLYFAFTGNWTAFIVLTALAFVIGVLIIIPIGGADMPVVVSMLNSYSGWAAAGIGFGLNNSMLIIAGSLVGSSGAILSYIMCKAMNRSFFSVILGGFGGEEGVVAASAAQRPVKSGSADDAAFILGNAETVIIVPGYGLAVARAQHAVKELAHKLADKGIKVKYAIHPVAGRMPGHMNVLLAEAEVPYDQVFEMEEINGEFGQADVAIILGANDVVNPAALQKGSAIYGMPILEAYKAKTIIVNKRSMAAGYAGLDNELFYMDKTLMVFGDAKKVVEEMVKAVE
- a CDS encoding YgiW/YdeI family stress tolerance OB fold protein, with the protein product MNKRKLLLAALLGAFVAHASAQFTGPSVAGSASTVQQAQQARLGSYLTLTGHIVAHQREHYYLFRDASGELRVEIEPAVWQGRRIGPETQVRLHGEVDQGLRGRYLWVKTLQPVN
- a CDS encoding helicase HerA-like domain-containing protein, whose protein sequence is MPEPLPIAQNRATACHLLPGLANRHGLITGATGTGKTVTLQSLAEQFSRIGVPVFMADVKGDLGGISQPGQVGEKLAKVLAERGLALPEPLACPTTLWDVFGEQGHPVRATVSDMGPLLLARMLDLNDTQAGVLNLVFKVADDQGLLLLDLKDLRAMLQHVGENARQFTTEYGNVSAASIGAIQRGLLQIGEQGGEAFFGEPMLDLSDFMQTVGGQGVINLLAADRLLQAPRLYATFLLWMLSELFEQLPEIGDPEKPKLVFFFDEAHLLFKDAPKVLVERIELVVRLVRSKGVGVYFVTQNPLDIPDAVLGQLGNRIQHALRAFTPRDQKAVRATAQTMRPKAGLDIEAAITELAVGEALVSLLDAKGRPCETERAYVLPPGSQLGPITPAQRLALRQNSLVAGVYEKVLDRESAYELLRQHAQTAATGAVVGAANRAAPGAAARQSPGLLQTVAQTALRAAASSVGRQLVRGVLGGLLGGGRRR
- a CDS encoding DUF3567 domain-containing protein, coding for MQTLYDSDTFVVVHILAHADAVRPQVLAPADPDGQTAGAVHAPTAHQMPRHGFEIVDKRSGKEVYLDGSWAELFQQQIHTWQRDAPTQEEVEDTLEGYATLAQTPVAVH
- a CDS encoding DUF3108 domain-containing protein — protein: MHTDPTQRPTGQPTRRQCLLAALALGAAWSGMAHGNPTAPSGHRGAYAWPERLALDYEVGARISGMPVRASGQLQWLMRSGQYEASLQMRLPLVGGRTQRSRGRLLPDGLQPTEFSDQTRRTRRFDLDWAALRYRHQRDSEAERVGPLQTGTQDRVSLFFELARRLQRQTPVLDTVWSVPVLGPSGVQPWTLRLRALEQIETPAGPLSAWRLERHDTQPDDTRLSLWLAEAVHYLPVRILLQEPDGDWADQRLLRLPTA
- a CDS encoding TraR/DksA family transcriptional regulator, which codes for MSQNISDTFALQLQHMRTELIAQLRVQRGGKIGRAEAAPDRHDVQSGDRAQNEAERDLAMSIDARETDALTAIDAALKRIAAGSYGLCTACGVDIPTARLHANPTAERCVVCQGQFEQARGETHPSM